Proteins encoded together in one Gammaproteobacteria bacterium window:
- a CDS encoding 2,3-bisphosphoglycerate-independent phosphoglycerate mutase has translation MRPKPIVLIILDGWGYREDPQYNAIYAANTPNWDSYWSRYPHTLISGSGSDVGLPAGQMGNSEVGHLHMGAGRLVPQDLMRVDLAIENGQFFENEVIVKALSRLKKSQAKLHILGLLSPGGVHSHERHLLAMVQLAAEHKLPHVYVHGILDGRDTPPRSALSSIAKLEKQFKELNTGHFASIIGRYYAMDRDQRWDRVEKAYNLYTLGEAPFQAVSAAEALELAYERNESDEFVKGTSIHADGTPPITFDKDDVVIFMNFRADRARQLTRALTSPSFSSFERKKIPALGGLVTLTRYASDIEVAVAFPPIHVTNSFGEYIAQKGLSQLRIAETEKYAHVTFFFNGGREAPFIGEDRILVPSPKVATYDLKPEMSARELTAQLVADIKLQSHDVIICNFANPDMVGHSGDMTATIKAVEVIDECLGKIVAALEEVGGEVIITSDHGNAELMYDVTTTQLHTAHTENLVPFLYIGREAEVIRPEGSLIDIAPTLLYLLNLPQPSEMHGNILLQLKN, from the coding sequence ATGAGACCAAAACCCATTGTTTTAATTATTTTAGATGGCTGGGGATACCGTGAAGACCCACAATATAACGCTATCTATGCAGCCAATACTCCGAATTGGGATAGTTATTGGTCGCGTTACCCACACACACTAATATCGGGGTCAGGTTCAGATGTAGGTTTGCCTGCGGGACAAATGGGCAATTCTGAAGTGGGGCACTTGCATATGGGCGCTGGACGTCTTGTCCCTCAAGATTTAATGCGTGTTGATCTAGCAATTGAAAATGGGCAGTTTTTTGAGAATGAAGTTATAGTAAAGGCGCTGTCAAGATTAAAAAAATCTCAGGCTAAACTGCACATCCTCGGTTTATTATCTCCCGGCGGAGTTCATAGTCATGAACGACATTTGCTGGCAATGGTGCAACTGGCAGCCGAGCACAAGTTACCACACGTCTATGTTCACGGAATATTGGATGGGCGCGATACCCCGCCTCGATCTGCGTTGAGCTCAATCGCAAAACTTGAAAAACAATTTAAAGAACTTAACACAGGTCACTTTGCCTCTATTATCGGACGGTATTATGCAATGGATAGAGATCAACGGTGGGATCGCGTAGAAAAGGCTTATAATCTCTATACATTGGGCGAAGCACCCTTCCAAGCAGTTTCGGCGGCAGAGGCGCTCGAACTCGCTTATGAAAGAAATGAAAGTGATGAATTTGTAAAAGGCACTTCTATTCACGCAGACGGCACACCGCCAATCACCTTTGATAAGGATGATGTCGTTATTTTCATGAACTTCAGAGCGGATCGCGCCAGACAATTAACAAGAGCATTAACCAGCCCCAGCTTTTCCTCTTTCGAACGTAAAAAAATACCCGCATTAGGTGGACTGGTAACATTAACACGCTATGCGAGTGATATAGAAGTTGCAGTAGCGTTTCCCCCGATACACGTTACCAATTCCTTTGGCGAGTACATAGCTCAAAAAGGATTGTCACAACTCCGGATTGCTGAGACAGAAAAATATGCCCACGTAACTTTCTTTTTTAATGGCGGCAGGGAAGCTCCATTTATCGGCGAGGATAGAATCTTAGTGCCCTCGCCTAAAGTGGCTACCTATGATTTGAAACCTGAAATGAGCGCTAGAGAACTCACAGCACAATTAGTAGCAGACATTAAACTGCAATCGCATGATGTTATCATCTGTAATTTCGCAAATCCGGATATGGTGGGGCACTCAGGGGACATGACAGCAACGATCAAAGCAGTAGAAGTTATAGACGAGTGCTTAGGTAAAATTGTGGCGGCTTTGGAAGAAGTAGGCGGTGAGGTCATCATTACCTCCGATCATGGTAATGCGGAGTTAATGTACGATGTTACTACCACTCAATTGCATACCGCCCATACTGAAAACCTCGTGCCTTTTTTATATATCGGAAGAGAGGCAGAGGTCATCCGACCTGAAGGCAGCCTAATTGATATAGCGCCAACCTTACTTTACTTACTCAATTTGCCACAACCCAGTGAGATGCATGGCAACATATTGTTACAGCTCAAAAACTAG
- a CDS encoding rhodanese-like domain-containing protein, producing MKQFLEFVLNHWILWSVFVLLILIIIFEEIRGRVQGIPRVQPHDLTQLINREDATVIDVRDHNAFAKGHILGSINIPHTQMDANIEKLKKHKDKPVVIVCGNGQTGPQEGIKLKNNGFEKIYFLSGGINAWKDAGLPLTKD from the coding sequence GTGAAACAGTTTTTAGAATTTGTCTTAAATCATTGGATCCTCTGGTCCGTATTTGTTCTCTTAATTCTTATCATTATTTTTGAAGAAATCCGAGGTAGAGTCCAGGGTATCCCCCGGGTGCAGCCACACGATTTAACCCAACTAATAAATCGAGAAGATGCGACCGTTATCGATGTGCGAGATCACAATGCCTTTGCTAAAGGTCATATACTCGGTTCCATCAATATTCCCCATACTCAAATGGATGCAAATATTGAAAAGCTCAAAAAACATAAAGATAAGCCTGTAGTGATTGTGTGTGGCAATGGACAAACCGGTCCACAAGAAGGCATTAAATTGAAAAATAATGGTTTTGAGAAAATTTATTTTCTTTCCGGCGGAATTAATGCCTGGAAAGATGCAGGTCTACCTCTTACCAAGGATTAG
- the grxC gene encoding glutaredoxin 3, with the protein MAKVEVYSSAACSYCVRAKMLLDQKKISYQEIRVDQDESKRDEMIERSGRRTVPQIFIDDKHIGGFDDMWALEQKGELDRLLNN; encoded by the coding sequence ATGGCAAAAGTTGAAGTGTATAGTTCGGCAGCTTGCTCATATTGCGTTAGAGCAAAAATGTTGCTAGATCAGAAAAAAATTAGCTATCAAGAAATTCGTGTTGATCAAGACGAAAGTAAGAGAGACGAAATGATAGAGCGCAGTGGTCGACGCACGGTACCACAAATTTTTATTGATGATAAACATATCGGCGGGTTTGATGATATGTGGGCTTTAGAGCAGAAGGGCGAGCTGGATAGATTATTAAATAATTAA
- the secB gene encoding protein-export chaperone SecB: MSEAKNEATNEDQPQMDFGIQRIYVKDLSYEAPNSPQIFKEDWNPKVEIDLQSKSNRLEEGIYEVVLSVTSTVKVNDKMAFLVEVQQAGIFTIRHFPDEQVQHLLGSFCPSIIFPYARESITDLVTRGGFPQLYLAPINFDAIYQQRLAREQQEAAESNG; this comes from the coding sequence ATGAGCGAAGCAAAAAACGAAGCAACTAATGAAGATCAACCGCAAATGGATTTTGGCATTCAAAGAATCTATGTTAAAGATTTATCCTATGAAGCGCCAAATTCTCCTCAAATTTTTAAAGAAGACTGGAATCCAAAAGTTGAAATTGATCTTCAAAGTAAGTCAAATCGTTTAGAAGAAGGTATTTACGAGGTTGTGCTATCGGTCACCAGCACAGTAAAAGTAAACGACAAAATGGCATTTTTGGTTGAAGTACAACAAGCGGGTATTTTCACAATTCGTCATTTCCCTGATGAACAAGTGCAACATTTATTAGGCAGCTTTTGCCCCAGCATTATTTTCCCTTACGCGAGAGAATCTATTACAGACCTCGTTACCCGTGGTGGTTTCCCACAACTTTATTTGGCTCCTATTAATTTTGATGCCATTTATCAACAACGGTTGGCTCGGGAACAACAGGAAGCAGCAGAGAGCAACGGTTAA
- a CDS encoding NAD(P)-dependent glycerol-3-phosphate dehydrogenase, which produces MSPIAILGAGSWGTALAILLARNGQHVRLWGRDDSIKDIQSSRINKRYLPNFVLDDSIEAFTDLEAATVGIQDFLIVVPSGAFRSVVSDLHQLRPTGIRLAWASKGLDSEKNQLLHQVAFDIYQDTLSIAVIAGPSFAKEVAAGLPTAITLTSNNDDFSRSLIQRLHGRHFRVYSQMDLIGVQVCGAVKNCLAVATGISDGLGYGANARSALITRGLIEMTRLGLAMGGQQSTFMGLAGVGDLVLTCTDDQSRNRRFGVAIGQGADIACAEKTIGQVVEGKLNAFKVLALAKEYNIEMPIIEQVCNVLKGEVTPFESVEKLFAREPKREGIQ; this is translated from the coding sequence ATGTCACCCATTGCTATATTAGGAGCGGGTTCCTGGGGAACCGCGCTCGCTATTTTGTTGGCACGTAATGGTCAACATGTTCGATTATGGGGTCGTGATGACTCAATTAAAGATATTCAGTCATCACGCATCAATAAACGATACCTGCCTAATTTTGTTTTAGATGATTCAATTGAAGCCTTCACCGATTTGGAAGCCGCGACCGTTGGCATACAAGATTTTTTAATTGTGGTACCAAGTGGTGCATTTCGTTCGGTTGTGAGTGATTTGCATCAACTTCGGCCCACAGGTATAAGATTGGCGTGGGCGTCTAAAGGGCTAGATTCAGAGAAAAATCAATTGTTGCATCAAGTGGCTTTTGACATATATCAAGATACTCTTTCGATAGCCGTTATTGCGGGGCCCTCTTTTGCGAAAGAAGTGGCTGCGGGGTTACCAACTGCAATTACGCTAACCAGTAACAATGATGATTTTTCCCGCTCGCTTATTCAACGGTTGCATGGTCGCCATTTTAGAGTTTATTCCCAAATGGATCTAATAGGCGTTCAGGTTTGCGGTGCGGTAAAAAACTGTTTGGCAGTGGCGACCGGAATTTCCGATGGGTTAGGCTATGGCGCGAATGCGCGTTCCGCACTTATCACCCGTGGTCTTATAGAAATGACGCGTCTTGGCTTAGCAATGGGCGGACAACAATCCACCTTTATGGGGCTAGCGGGTGTAGGTGACTTAGTACTTACTTGCACAGATGATCAATCCCGAAACCGCCGTTTCGGTGTTGCTATTGGTCAGGGGGCGGACATCGCTTGCGCAGAAAAAACGATTGGTCAGGTCGTGGAAGGTAAGCTAAATGCATTTAAAGTATTAGCATTAGCAAAAGAATATAATATCGAAATGCCTATCATCGAACAAGTTTGTAACGTTCTTAAAGGGGAAGTGACACCCTTTGAAAGCGTCGAAAAGTTATTTGCTAGAGAGCCTAAAAGGGAAGGAATTCAGTAG
- the trmL gene encoding tRNA (uridine(34)/cytosine(34)/5-carboxymethylaminomethyluridine(34)-2'-O)-methyltransferase TrmL, producing MFHIVLFEPEIPPNTGNIIRLCANTGAVLHLIEPLGFTLNDAKLKRAGLDYREWADIKIHSTFEDFRHETKPMNIYACSTKGSKFYSEVFYQRGDALIFGPESRGLPSVVLKEFDDQSIIKIPMQTQSRSLNLSNAVSIILYEAWRQLQFEGATEFLPF from the coding sequence ATGTTCCATATCGTCTTATTTGAACCAGAGATTCCTCCTAACACTGGCAATATTATTCGTTTATGTGCCAATACGGGCGCTGTATTACATTTAATTGAACCTCTTGGGTTTACATTAAATGATGCAAAATTAAAAAGAGCGGGGCTGGATTATCGGGAATGGGCAGATATTAAAATTCATTCCACCTTCGAAGATTTCAGACATGAAACAAAACCAATGAATATTTATGCCTGCTCAACTAAGGGAAGTAAATTTTATTCAGAGGTTTTTTATCAACGTGGGGATGCATTAATATTTGGACCAGAATCTCGCGGATTGCCTTCCGTTGTTCTTAAGGAGTTTGACGATCAAAGTATTATTAAAATCCCGATGCAAACTCAAAGTCGTAGCTTAAATCTTTCTAATGCGGTCAGCATAATACTGTATGAAGCGTGGCGGCAGCTTCAGTTTGAGGGTGCTACTGAATTCCTTCCCTTTTAG
- a CDS encoding VacJ family lipoprotein, which yields MKKIKLFTRFLLITICLSVVGCACVDPLEPVNRQIFAFNMVIDKVILRPVATVYDKVMPPFVACRIGNFFDNIDDITNIANNTLQFKLLDAWSDCWRFAFNTTFGVFGLFDVATCAGLPKHHQDFGLTLARYGFVNSTYLMVPFFGPSTIRDTIGWSVDWHYLSLWPYIEPPSLRYGLYGLRIVHKRAALLPADRLIDEALDPYLFVRDAYLQKRDCDIRAICPGGDSAEPGNADKSSDGDDTFVGEEGGAAQTKQDDGDTFVGESDEPASTDAQRKPPTKTSPAAISGDPFVEP from the coding sequence ATGAAAAAGATAAAACTTTTCACCCGCTTTCTTTTAATTACGATCTGCCTATCGGTAGTCGGCTGCGCCTGTGTAGATCCACTAGAACCTGTTAATCGTCAAATATTTGCCTTCAACATGGTGATTGATAAAGTGATTTTGCGGCCAGTAGCAACTGTCTACGATAAAGTGATGCCTCCCTTTGTCGCCTGCCGAATCGGCAATTTCTTCGATAATATTGACGATATAACGAATATTGCTAACAACACCTTACAATTTAAACTTTTAGATGCATGGTCAGATTGCTGGCGATTTGCTTTCAATACTACTTTTGGTGTCTTTGGATTATTTGATGTGGCAACTTGTGCGGGGCTCCCCAAACATCATCAAGATTTTGGTTTAACATTAGCGAGATATGGCTTTGTTAATTCCACTTATCTGATGGTGCCATTTTTTGGCCCCTCCACGATTCGTGACACTATAGGGTGGTCGGTTGACTGGCATTACTTATCACTCTGGCCTTATATAGAGCCTCCTTCACTTCGTTATGGATTGTATGGACTACGTATTGTTCACAAACGTGCAGCCTTGCTTCCTGCCGATAGACTTATTGATGAAGCGCTAGACCCTTATCTTTTTGTGCGCGATGCCTATCTTCAAAAACGGGATTGCGACATCAGAGCCATTTGCCCAGGAGGAGATTCAGCAGAGCCCGGGAATGCTGACAAATCCTCCGATGGGGACGATACCTTTGTTGGGGAAGAAGGGGGCGCAGCTCAAACAAAACAAGATGACGGTGATACCTTTGTCGGGGAAAGTGACGAGCCAGCTTCCACCGATGCTCAACGAAAACCACCAACAAAAACGTCCCCTGCTGCGATCAGCGGTGACCCCTTTGTTGAGCCTTAA
- the pip gene encoding prolyl aminopeptidase codes for MLTLYPPIKPYHQFTLPVDPPHELYVEECGNPDGIPILFVHGGPGSGCTEDQRRFFDPNIYRVILFDQRGCGRSTPHKELKGNNTHALVQDMERIRQQLKIDKWVLFGGSWGSTLSLVYAQSFPEKVLGMVLRGIFLNRNTDVQWLFEGHGANKIFPDYWEEFLSIVPDNLRNNPLLAYYEMLTGTDEVTRMSAAKTWSSWEGHCATLEPNKQVLELMKNPHHALSFALIECHYFLNNCFLEPNQIMRNMHHISEIPGIIVHGRYDIVCTLDNAWELHGMWPNSELNIIRDAGHSACEAGIIDALVRATKSLPSRLQLTTS; via the coding sequence ATGCTGACTTTATATCCCCCTATTAAGCCTTACCATCAATTTACCTTACCTGTTGACCCCCCTCATGAATTATATGTTGAAGAATGCGGTAATCCTGACGGCATTCCTATTCTCTTCGTTCATGGTGGTCCGGGGAGCGGTTGCACTGAAGACCAGCGTCGCTTTTTTGATCCCAATATTTATCGAGTGATACTGTTTGATCAACGCGGATGTGGCCGTTCTACGCCGCACAAAGAACTTAAAGGAAACAACACTCACGCTTTAGTACAAGATATGGAGCGAATCCGACAACAACTCAAAATAGATAAATGGGTTCTTTTTGGAGGATCCTGGGGGTCCACATTGAGCCTGGTGTATGCACAAAGCTTTCCAGAAAAAGTGCTTGGAATGGTCTTGCGAGGCATCTTCTTAAATCGTAACACGGATGTACAGTGGCTTTTTGAGGGTCATGGCGCAAATAAAATTTTCCCCGACTATTGGGAAGAGTTTTTGAGCATTGTGCCTGATAACCTCAGAAACAATCCTCTTTTGGCGTACTATGAAATGCTAACGGGCACTGACGAAGTAACACGAATGTCTGCAGCAAAAACATGGTCGAGCTGGGAAGGCCACTGCGCCACACTAGAGCCGAACAAGCAAGTACTTGAACTCATGAAAAATCCGCATCATGCTTTAAGCTTTGCCCTAATAGAATGCCATTATTTTTTAAATAATTGTTTCTTAGAGCCCAATCAAATTATGCGCAACATGCACCACATCTCTGAAATACCTGGGATTATTGTTCACGGACGTTATGATATTGTGTGCACGCTAGATAACGCTTGGGAACTACATGGAATGTGGCCAAATTCAGAATTAAATATTATCCGTGACGCAGGTCACTCTGCTTGTGAGGCGGGCATTATCGATGCCTTAGTTCGAGCAACAAAAAGTCTTCCCTCCCGTTTGCAGCTTACAACAAGCTAA
- a CDS encoding DNA-3-methyladenine glycosylase I, whose product MKRCNWCAEDPLYIKYHDEDWGVPVYDDGKLFEMLILEGMQAGLSWITILRRRENFYNTFDKFDPKKIAKYDDNKLNQILQNPGIIRNRLKVFAVRQNAVAFLNTQKEFSGFKHYLWSFVNEKPQHNAWKNFKDIPTTTEISDALSKDLKKRGFSFVGSTICYAYMQAVGLVNDHLMTCFRYKQLRTKSSLDAAKRNPGR is encoded by the coding sequence ATGAAACGTTGTAATTGGTGTGCTGAAGATCCCCTCTACATTAAATACCATGATGAAGATTGGGGTGTTCCTGTCTATGACGATGGAAAATTGTTTGAAATGCTTATTCTGGAAGGAATGCAAGCCGGATTGAGTTGGATCACTATTCTTCGCAGAAGAGAGAACTTCTACAACACATTTGATAAGTTTGACCCCAAGAAAATTGCAAAATATGACGATAATAAATTAAATCAAATATTGCAAAATCCAGGGATTATTCGCAATCGACTCAAAGTTTTTGCCGTTAGACAAAACGCTGTGGCATTCCTTAATACTCAAAAAGAATTTTCTGGATTCAAACATTATCTTTGGAGTTTTGTGAACGAAAAGCCACAACACAACGCTTGGAAGAATTTTAAAGATATTCCTACTACGACCGAAATTTCTGACGCATTATCCAAAGACCTGAAAAAAAGAGGGTTTTCGTTTGTTGGATCCACTATTTGTTATGCATATATGCAGGCAGTAGGCTTAGTCAACGATCATTTAATGACCTGTTTTCGCTACAAACAATTACGCACTAAAAGTAGCCTGGATGCAGCAAAGCGAAATCCGGGTCGTTGA
- the lepA gene encoding elongation factor 4 — MNNIRNFSIIAHIDHGKSTVADRFIQICGGLTEREMSAQVLDSMDIERERGITIKAQSVTLHFTAQDGQVYQLNFIDTPGHVDFAYEVSRSLAACEGALLVVDAAQGVEAQTVAVCYMAIEQGLEVLPVLNKIDLPQSDPERVINEIEEIIGIEAKDAVRISAKTGFHVKELLQQLVEKIPAPKGDRDAQLQALIIDSWFDSYLGVISLVRVMQGTLKKGDKMHVMSTGKAHIVDQVGIFTPKRHEQETLKAGEVGYVVAGIKEINGAPVGDTLTLAHNPSKDPLPGFQKIKPQVFAGLFPISSDDYEAFREALAKLRLNDAALFYEPEASEALGFGFRCGFLGMLHMEIVQERLEREYNLDLITTAPTVVYEIVTKKNEVLHIDNPASLPPPNDILEMREPIVEAHILVPQQYLGNVIKLCIERRGFQKKILYLGNQVTLTYELPMNEVVLDFFDRLKSVSRGYASLDYSFNHFRASDLVQLDILINGLKVDALASIVHRDKAFQRGRDLTERLREIIPRQMFEVALQAAIGAHIIARSSVKALRKNVTAKCYGGDISRKRKLLEKQKAGKKRMKQIGRVEIPQEAFLAILKVDKDS; from the coding sequence ATGAATAACATAAGAAACTTTTCGATTATAGCGCATATCGATCATGGTAAATCTACGGTAGCAGACCGCTTCATCCAAATTTGTGGCGGGTTAACAGAGCGTGAGATGAGTGCTCAAGTGCTTGATAGTATGGATATTGAGCGAGAGCGTGGTATCACTATCAAAGCGCAAAGTGTTACCTTACATTTTACCGCTCAAGATGGACAAGTTTATCAGCTCAATTTCATCGATACCCCTGGCCATGTCGATTTTGCTTATGAGGTTTCACGTTCCCTCGCGGCTTGCGAAGGCGCCCTCTTGGTGGTGGATGCGGCGCAAGGGGTAGAGGCCCAAACGGTTGCAGTCTGTTATATGGCAATTGAGCAAGGTTTAGAAGTATTGCCGGTATTAAACAAAATCGATCTACCTCAATCTGACCCAGAGCGTGTAATTAATGAAATTGAAGAAATTATTGGCATTGAAGCCAAGGACGCCGTGAGAATTTCTGCAAAGACAGGATTTCACGTGAAAGAGCTGCTACAACAATTAGTAGAAAAGATCCCAGCGCCTAAAGGTGATCGAGATGCTCAACTCCAAGCATTAATTATCGATTCATGGTTTGATAGTTATCTTGGTGTTATTTCATTGGTACGAGTAATGCAAGGAACGCTCAAAAAAGGCGATAAGATGCACGTCATGTCAACGGGCAAGGCACATATTGTTGACCAAGTCGGTATTTTTACTCCCAAACGTCATGAGCAAGAAACATTAAAGGCGGGGGAGGTAGGGTACGTCGTTGCTGGCATCAAAGAAATTAACGGGGCGCCAGTGGGTGATACCTTAACCCTCGCACATAATCCTTCTAAAGATCCCTTGCCGGGGTTCCAAAAAATTAAGCCGCAAGTGTTTGCGGGATTATTCCCCATTAGTTCAGATGATTACGAGGCATTTCGTGAGGCACTTGCCAAATTAAGATTAAACGATGCCGCACTTTTTTATGAACCTGAAGCCTCAGAAGCACTTGGATTTGGTTTTCGTTGCGGCTTCTTAGGTATGTTGCATATGGAAATTGTGCAAGAACGATTGGAGCGAGAATATAATTTAGATCTCATTACTACGGCACCCACCGTTGTCTATGAAATAGTAACTAAAAAAAATGAAGTGTTACATATTGATAATCCTGCTTCATTACCACCACCGAATGACATTCTTGAAATGCGCGAGCCCATCGTCGAAGCGCATATCCTCGTTCCCCAGCAGTATTTGGGCAATGTTATTAAGCTGTGTATTGAAAGGCGCGGTTTCCAAAAGAAAATTCTTTATTTAGGAAATCAAGTAACACTTACTTATGAGCTCCCCATGAACGAAGTGGTATTAGATTTCTTTGATCGATTGAAATCTGTCAGCCGTGGTTATGCATCGCTGGATTATTCATTTAATCATTTTAGAGCGTCAGATCTAGTCCAGCTGGATATTCTTATTAATGGATTAAAAGTAGATGCCCTCGCCTCTATTGTGCATCGCGATAAAGCCTTTCAACGAGGCAGAGATTTGACTGAGCGATTGCGTGAAATTATTCCACGTCAGATGTTTGAAGTTGCACTACAAGCGGCAATTGGTGCCCACATTATTGCTCGCTCAAGCGTTAAGGCGTTACGCAAAAATGTGACAGCGAAATGTTACGGTGGAGATATCTCTCGTAAACGTAAACTTTTGGAAAAACAAAAAGCAGGTAAAAAGAGAATGAAACAGATAGGGAGAGTTGAAATTCCCCAGGAAGCATTCTTAGCAATTCTAAAAGTAGACAAAGACAGTTAA
- the lepB gene encoding signal peptidase I — protein MNIDFPFILTMLVVITGLIALADTLFFAKRRTNEAAMPKIIEFSKSFFPALLLVWIIRSFIIQPYRVPTGSLEPTVLPGDFIAVKQFSYGLRVPVINQKIFGVGEPKRGDIALFHWPVDTSKLFVKRVIGLPGDHIVYKNKTLTINGQEMSQEYLGKGKDIEQDGLTSEVDHKIENLAGIKHNIFVKPEVSDPVDVDIVVPDNHYFMMGDNRDDSDDSRSWGFVPETFLIGKAFGIWMSWDAQDHHVRWNRIGKAVK, from the coding sequence ATTAATATCGATTTTCCATTTATATTAACCATGTTAGTGGTTATTACGGGTCTTATCGCATTAGCAGATACGCTTTTTTTCGCCAAAAGGCGGACCAATGAAGCGGCAATGCCTAAAATTATTGAGTTTTCTAAATCCTTTTTCCCTGCCTTATTATTAGTGTGGATTATTCGATCATTTATTATCCAACCGTATCGGGTACCTACCGGTTCATTAGAGCCTACCGTGCTTCCTGGAGATTTTATCGCAGTCAAACAGTTTTCTTATGGGCTGAGAGTTCCGGTTATTAATCAGAAAATCTTTGGAGTAGGCGAGCCTAAACGAGGGGATATTGCTTTATTTCATTGGCCAGTGGATACCAGTAAATTATTTGTAAAACGTGTTATCGGTTTGCCGGGTGATCATATTGTTTACAAAAATAAGACACTTACTATTAATGGACAAGAAATGTCTCAAGAGTATTTGGGTAAGGGCAAAGATATAGAGCAAGATGGTTTGACATCCGAAGTTGATCATAAAATTGAAAATCTTGCGGGGATAAAGCATAACATTTTTGTTAAACCTGAAGTGAGTGATCCTGTAGATGTCGATATTGTAGTGCCAGACAACCATTATTTTATGATGGGCGATAATCGTGATGATAGCGACGACAGTCGATCATGGGGTTTTGTACCTGAAACATTTTTAATCGGTAAAGCGTTTGGTATCTGGATGAGTTGGGATGCACAAGATCATCATGTGCGATGGAATCGCATAGGTAAGGCTGTGAAGTAA
- the rnc gene encoding ribonuclease III, whose protein sequence is MRSADQLMRKLNYEFKHKDLLLAALTHRSVRSENNERLEFLGDSLLNFIIAEQLYRNFTSAKEGDLSRLRATLVKGETLAEIAQEFELGDFLRLGPGELKSGGFLRKSILADAFEAIIGAIYLDSNYETCQGRVLSWFESRINEIHLSIQKDPKTRLQEYLQAKHLPLPCYEILAIEGEAHAQLFHIECRVSGLAYVTSSIGPSRRKAEQLAAEKFLELLRI, encoded by the coding sequence ATGCGTTCTGCTGACCAATTAATGCGCAAATTAAATTATGAATTCAAGCACAAGGACTTATTATTGGCTGCGTTGACGCATCGGAGTGTCAGAAGCGAAAATAATGAACGTCTTGAGTTTTTAGGTGATTCTTTACTTAATTTCATCATTGCAGAACAACTCTACCGTAACTTTACGTCTGCAAAAGAGGGTGATTTGAGCCGTTTGCGCGCTACACTGGTAAAAGGCGAAACCCTTGCAGAGATTGCTCAGGAGTTCGAATTGGGAGATTTTCTACGCTTGGGTCCAGGCGAATTAAAAAGCGGAGGCTTTTTACGTAAATCAATTTTAGCGGATGCATTTGAAGCAATAATTGGCGCTATTTATCTCGATTCTAATTACGAAACGTGTCAAGGGCGCGTCTTAAGTTGGTTTGAATCACGTATCAATGAGATTCATCTTTCAATACAAAAAGATCCTAAAACGCGCTTGCAGGAATATCTCCAAGCCAAGCATCTTCCCTTGCCCTGCTATGAAATTCTGGCAATTGAGGGAGAAGCGCATGCACAATTATTTCATATAGAGTGCCGCGTGTCTGGTTTGGCATATGTCACAAGTAGTATTGGTCCTAGTCGTCGCAAAGCGGAGCAGCTTGCTGCAGAAAAATTTTTAGAATTATTGAGAATTTAG